A DNA window from Bradyrhizobium sp. CCBAU 53421 contains the following coding sequences:
- a CDS encoding VOC family protein codes for MKRLWTIIGVADVPRSFRWYQSLLGLPGAVPAHDYFGQIVDVDGTVLLCLHAWGAHEHPSLTSPHDAKPGNGLLLFFRVDDLDVALPRARALVSRLEEEPHRNPNTGTMEFSLRDPDGYYVTISALNPA; via the coding sequence ATGAAGCGGTTGTGGACGATCATCGGCGTCGCTGACGTACCCCGGAGCTTCAGGTGGTACCAGTCGCTGCTCGGCCTGCCGGGCGCGGTGCCCGCCCACGACTATTTCGGGCAGATCGTCGATGTCGATGGAACCGTCTTGCTCTGTCTGCACGCCTGGGGTGCCCACGAGCACCCCTCATTGACAAGTCCCCACGACGCCAAGCCCGGCAACGGCCTCCTCTTGTTCTTCCGGGTCGACGATCTTGACGTCGCGCTGCCAAGGGCGCGCGCACTCGTCAGCCGGCTGGAGGAAGAGCCGCATCGAAATCCCAACACCGGAACGATGGAATTTTCACTCCGGGATCCCGACGGATACTACGTCACCATCAGCGCGCTTAATCCGGCCTGA
- a CDS encoding SDR family NAD(P)-dependent oxidoreductase yields the protein MPDRIRLDGRVAVVTGAAGVIGTATLQLLAERGARIVAVDRKGADLAAAIKDLPASAEALPITADVTDEDEVRDYVRAAVDRFGTIDAFYNNAGIEGDIKPIPEYSLESFRRVLDVNVVGVFLGMKHVLPVMLKQNKGSIINTASIAGLVGSPMIAVYSASKHAVIGLTKSAAWECTGTGVRVNCVCPGMIESRMLSTILQGRSGGNAPPPIEKIVDRIPARRLGLASEVASIVAFLASDEASYVSGSAYTVDGGRTAA from the coding sequence ATGCCAGATCGCATCAGGCTCGACGGCCGGGTTGCCGTCGTCACCGGGGCTGCCGGCGTCATCGGAACCGCCACGCTCCAGCTGCTCGCCGAGCGCGGGGCGCGGATTGTCGCAGTCGACCGCAAGGGGGCCGATCTTGCGGCCGCCATCAAGGACCTGCCCGCCTCGGCCGAGGCCCTCCCGATCACCGCCGACGTCACCGACGAGGACGAGGTCAGGGACTATGTCCGCGCCGCCGTCGACCGCTTCGGCACCATCGACGCCTTCTACAACAACGCCGGTATCGAGGGCGACATCAAGCCCATCCCGGAATATTCGCTGGAGAGCTTTCGCCGCGTGCTCGACGTCAACGTGGTCGGCGTCTTCCTCGGCATGAAGCATGTGCTGCCCGTCATGCTGAAGCAGAACAAGGGCAGCATCATCAACACCGCCTCGATCGCGGGCCTCGTGGGATCGCCGATGATCGCGGTCTACAGCGCCAGCAAGCACGCGGTGATCGGGCTGACCAAGAGCGCGGCCTGGGAATGCACCGGCACCGGCGTGCGCGTCAATTGCGTCTGCCCCGGCATGATCGAGAGCCGGATGCTGAGCACCATCCTGCAAGGGCGTTCCGGCGGCAACGCGCCGCCGCCGATCGAGAAGATCGTCGACCGCATCCCGGCGCGCCGGCTCGGCCTCGCGAGCGAGGTCGCCTCGATCGTTGCTTTCCTTGCCTCCGACGAGGCGAGCTACGTCTCCGGCTCCGCCTACACCGTCGACGGCGGCCGCACCGCCGCCTGA
- a CDS encoding NADH:ubiquinone oxidoreductase subunit NDUFA12, with protein sequence MKQFLLKFFTWWNGQTFGTQLWTSRYGELVGEDEQGNRYYRTKGGEIDPTLHFERRWVVYNGYAEASRIPAGWHGWLHHTVDVPPTEDKYAPREWEKPHLPNLTGTAQAYRPSGSTLASGRRPKATGDYHAWTPGS encoded by the coding sequence ACGGCCAGACCTTTGGCACGCAATTGTGGACCTCGCGCTATGGCGAGCTGGTCGGCGAGGACGAGCAGGGCAATCGCTACTACCGGACCAAGGGCGGCGAGATCGACCCGACACTGCATTTCGAGCGCCGCTGGGTGGTCTATAACGGCTATGCCGAGGCGTCCCGGATCCCGGCCGGCTGGCACGGCTGGCTGCATCACACGGTTGATGTGCCCCCGACCGAGGACAAGTACGCGCCGCGGGAATGGGAAAAGCCGCATCTGCCGAACCTGACCGGCACCGCGCAGGCTTACCGTCCGTCCGGCTCGACCCTGGCGAGCGGCCGCCGCCCCAAGGCGACCGGCGACTACCACGCCTGGACGCCGGGAAGCTGA
- a CDS encoding DUF2155 domain-containing protein, with the protein MLRTIALTGFAALVAASTISLAPPARAQIGTIFSDPPPRPPGAIPRGQVAPPSDDDEEVPELPRGRLLPTQPRALPPGQAVPPPGSVQSQPLAPPPGSTVAPPGTQPGVAVQPPQPGGPAVANTPPGANPAPGQRPPAKGAAPGTAPQTPAALQPGDEVVQEPPSTKITNKKASFSGLDKITGRIINFDEDIGETVQFGALRVKTDACYTRPSTEAANTDAFVEVDEITLQGEVKRIFSGWMFAASPGLHGVEHPIYDIWLTDCKGPDQTIVTAAPDPPKAPTPPPPPAQKRATPKQAAPRPPPQPLPQYQQQPPPPPPQQQRPGGLFGGLFGN; encoded by the coding sequence ATGCTTCGAACCATTGCCCTGACTGGCTTTGCGGCCTTGGTTGCCGCCTCAACCATCTCGCTTGCGCCGCCCGCGCGCGCGCAGATCGGAACGATTTTCTCCGATCCGCCGCCGCGTCCGCCCGGCGCGATCCCGCGCGGTCAGGTGGCGCCTCCCAGCGACGACGACGAGGAAGTGCCGGAATTGCCGCGCGGCCGCCTGCTGCCGACGCAGCCGCGGGCGTTACCGCCCGGCCAGGCGGTGCCGCCGCCCGGCAGCGTGCAGTCGCAGCCGCTGGCGCCGCCGCCCGGCAGTACGGTGGCTCCTCCGGGCACCCAGCCCGGCGTTGCCGTGCAGCCGCCGCAGCCCGGCGGGCCCGCCGTTGCCAACACGCCGCCCGGTGCCAATCCGGCGCCGGGGCAGCGTCCGCCCGCGAAGGGCGCGGCTCCGGGCACGGCGCCGCAGACGCCGGCCGCGTTGCAGCCGGGCGATGAGGTCGTGCAGGAGCCGCCGTCGACCAAGATCACCAACAAGAAGGCGAGCTTCTCCGGCCTCGACAAGATCACCGGACGCATCATCAATTTCGACGAGGATATCGGCGAGACCGTGCAGTTCGGCGCGCTGCGGGTGAAAACCGATGCCTGCTATACGCGGCCGTCGACGGAAGCCGCCAACACCGACGCCTTCGTCGAGGTCGACGAGATCACGCTGCAGGGCGAGGTGAAGCGGATCTTCTCGGGCTGGATGTTCGCGGCGAGCCCGGGCCTGCATGGCGTCGAGCATCCGATCTACGACATCTGGCTGACCGACTGCAAAGGGCCGGACCAGACCATCGTGACCGCCGCGCCCGATCCACCGAAGGCGCCGACGCCGCCTCCGCCGCCGGCCCAGAAGCGCGCGACGCCGAAGCAGGCCGCGCCGCGTCCGCCGCCGCAGCCGCTGCCGCAGTACCAGCAGCAGCCGCCACCTCCGCCGCCCCAGCAGCAGCGGCCGGGCGGATTGTTCGGCGGCTTGTTCGGAAATTGA
- a CDS encoding DJ-1/PfpI family protein, with product MSEPLQIGLLVFPKVTQLDLTGPLQVFSSVPGAKVHLIWKRIEPVPSDSVMVLTPTTTFADCPQLDVICVPGGSGTDDMVGDTEILAFLRKQAEGAKYVTSVCTGSLVLGAAGLLKGYRATTHWSAIDFLSGFGAIPTKTRVCVDRNRFTGGGVTAGIDFALTLVSELVDRKTAEAIQLRLEYNPAPPFNAGSPDTAPAEILTFMKERMGPAHARRGELMRQAAGRLGSGAS from the coding sequence ATGTCCGAACCCCTGCAGATTGGATTGCTCGTCTTCCCGAAGGTGACCCAGCTCGACCTGACCGGCCCGCTGCAGGTGTTCTCCTCGGTGCCCGGCGCCAAGGTGCATCTGATCTGGAAACGGATCGAACCCGTTCCGTCCGACTCCGTCATGGTCCTGACGCCGACCACGACCTTCGCCGACTGCCCGCAGCTGGACGTGATCTGCGTGCCCGGCGGATCCGGCACCGACGACATGGTCGGCGACACGGAGATCCTCGCCTTCCTGCGCAAGCAGGCCGAGGGAGCGAAATACGTCACGTCGGTCTGCACGGGCTCGCTGGTGCTCGGCGCCGCCGGTCTCTTGAAGGGCTATCGCGCCACCACGCATTGGAGCGCGATCGATTTCCTGTCGGGGTTCGGAGCCATCCCGACCAAGACGCGTGTCTGCGTCGACCGCAACCGCTTCACCGGCGGCGGCGTCACGGCCGGCATCGATTTCGCGCTGACGCTGGTGTCCGAGCTCGTCGACCGCAAGACCGCGGAAGCGATCCAGCTCAGACTCGAATACAATCCGGCGCCGCCATTCAATGCCGGCTCGCCCGACACCGCGCCCGCCGAGATCCTCACCTTCATGAAGGAGCGGATGGGACCGGCCCACGCGCGCCGGGGCGAATTGATGCGCCAGGCGGCCGGACGGCTCGGATCGGGTGCGTCCTGA
- a CDS encoding alpha/beta hydrolase, giving the protein MPVVLDPDAAAVYKAFQEAGRPAYESLTAPEAREYYRAARIVSNPEPPALESSKALAIPAPHGTIPARIYTPQTLRKKDGLAPCLVFFHGGGWVIGDLDTHEVVCQKLAHEGELIVISVDYRLAPEHRFPAAVDDAVIATRWVAANAKDLGIDATRLIVGGDSAGGNLAAVVALTARDGGPKLAAQLLVYPATDFSRTHPSHSEPETSILLTHSVIGWFGDHYLGGADNSDWRASPARAKSFAGLPPAYVLTAGADPLRDEGDEYAKFLKEAGVPVTYRHFPGQFHGFFTMGKLLNQANVAVTEISAWLKSLG; this is encoded by the coding sequence ATGCCCGTCGTTCTCGATCCCGATGCCGCCGCCGTCTACAAGGCGTTCCAGGAGGCCGGCCGCCCTGCCTATGAATCGCTGACCGCGCCGGAAGCGCGCGAATATTACCGGGCCGCCCGCATCGTCTCCAATCCCGAGCCGCCCGCGCTCGAGTCGAGCAAGGCGCTTGCGATCCCGGCGCCGCACGGCACCATCCCGGCCCGCATCTACACACCGCAGACGCTGCGCAAGAAGGATGGGCTCGCGCCGTGCCTGGTGTTCTTCCATGGCGGCGGCTGGGTGATCGGCGATCTCGATACCCATGAGGTGGTTTGCCAGAAGCTCGCCCATGAAGGCGAGCTGATCGTGATCTCGGTCGACTATCGGCTCGCGCCCGAGCACCGCTTCCCGGCCGCGGTGGACGACGCCGTCATCGCAACCCGATGGGTCGCCGCCAACGCCAAGGATCTCGGCATCGACGCCACGCGCCTGATCGTCGGCGGCGACAGCGCCGGCGGCAATCTGGCGGCGGTCGTTGCCCTCACCGCCCGCGACGGCGGACCAAAGCTCGCGGCCCAGCTGCTGGTCTATCCGGCGACCGATTTCTCGCGGACGCATCCCTCGCACAGCGAGCCCGAGACCAGCATCCTGTTGACGCATTCGGTGATCGGCTGGTTTGGCGATCACTATCTCGGCGGCGCCGACAACAGCGACTGGCGCGCCTCGCCCGCGCGCGCGAAAAGCTTTGCCGGATTACCGCCGGCCTATGTGCTGACCGCCGGCGCCGATCCCTTGCGCGACGAAGGCGACGAGTACGCGAAATTCCTGAAGGAGGCCGGCGTGCCGGTGACCTACCGGCATTTCCCCGGCCAGTTCCACGGCTTCTTCACCATGGGCAAGCTGCTCAACCAGGCCAATGTCGCGGTGACCGAGATCAGCGCCTGGCTGAAGTCGCTCGGCTAG
- a CDS encoding GlxA family transcriptional regulator, with translation MIGILIFPDFQLLDAAGPIAAFEIAARFANNPPDIKTIAVKAGPVRSSSGVEMLARGLKPSAAITTLIIAGGNGVRTPASCPTTLSFVRRMANRGIRVASVCSGAYVLAEAGLLDGRRATTHWQRTPHFVKTYPKIRLEPDQIFVRDGNIWSSAGITAGIDLALAMITEDYGDEVAQNTARQLVLYHRRSGGQSQFSSLLELKAPNGRFGPLLAWAREHLDAPLTVEDLADKAGMSSRHFTRAFIAETGITPSKAVERLRIEVARQRVQSSGEAIERVAEITGFRDPERMRRAFIRAFGQPPQSLRRASRAG, from the coding sequence ATGATCGGCATCCTGATCTTTCCCGACTTCCAGCTGCTCGATGCCGCCGGCCCGATCGCGGCGTTCGAGATCGCGGCGCGCTTCGCCAACAATCCGCCTGATATCAAGACGATCGCGGTGAAGGCCGGGCCGGTACGCTCTTCGTCCGGCGTCGAGATGCTTGCGCGCGGCCTCAAGCCGTCGGCGGCGATCACGACGCTGATCATCGCGGGCGGCAACGGCGTGCGCACGCCGGCGAGCTGTCCGACCACGCTGTCATTCGTGCGGCGGATGGCGAACCGCGGCATCCGCGTCGCCAGCGTCTGCTCCGGCGCCTATGTACTGGCCGAGGCCGGCCTGCTCGATGGCCGCCGTGCCACCACGCATTGGCAGCGCACGCCGCATTTCGTGAAGACCTATCCGAAGATCCGGCTCGAGCCGGACCAGATATTCGTCCGTGACGGCAATATCTGGAGTTCGGCCGGCATCACCGCCGGCATCGACCTCGCGCTCGCGATGATCACCGAGGACTATGGCGACGAGGTCGCGCAGAACACCGCGCGGCAGCTCGTGCTGTACCATCGGCGCAGCGGCGGGCAGTCGCAGTTCTCCTCGCTCTTGGAATTGAAGGCGCCGAACGGACGGTTCGGGCCGCTGCTCGCCTGGGCGCGCGAGCATCTCGACGCGCCGCTGACGGTCGAGGATCTCGCCGACAAGGCCGGGATGAGCTCGCGGCATTTCACCCGCGCCTTCATCGCGGAGACCGGCATCACGCCGTCGAAAGCGGTGGAGCGGCTACGGATCGAGGTCGCGCGCCAGCGCGTGCAGTCGTCTGGCGAGGCGATCGAGCGCGTCGCCGAGATCACCGGCTTCCGCGATCCCGAGCGGATGCGCCGCGCCTTCATCCGCGCCTTCGGCCAGCCGCCGCAATCGCTGCGCCGGGCATCGCGCGCGGGGTAG
- the aat gene encoding leucyl/phenylalanyl-tRNA--protein transferase: protein MTSRDSASSEITPEVLLRAYACGIFPMAESADDPTLFWVEPELRGVIPFDGFRVASRLARTVRSDAFTVTVDTAFKAVIAGCAAPQPGRDDTWINKRIRDLYVGLYTSGHCHSVEVWQDDNLVGGLYGVSLGRAFFGESMFHTARDASKVALVHLVARLIAGGFELLDTQYVTEHLKTFGAVEISRRRYRALLDKAIAGAPAEFLKLDATQPVKGADALAIIAARN from the coding sequence ATGACCTCACGCGACTCCGCCTCCTCCGAGATCACGCCCGAGGTGCTGTTGCGCGCCTATGCCTGCGGCATCTTCCCGATGGCGGAGAGCGCCGACGATCCGACCCTGTTCTGGGTCGAGCCGGAATTGCGCGGCGTGATTCCATTCGACGGCTTCCGCGTCGCCTCCCGCCTCGCGCGCACCGTGCGCTCGGATGCGTTCACCGTCACCGTCGATACCGCGTTCAAGGCCGTGATCGCCGGTTGCGCGGCGCCGCAGCCCGGCCGTGACGACACCTGGATCAACAAGCGCATCCGCGATCTCTATGTCGGGCTGTACACATCAGGCCATTGCCACAGCGTCGAGGTCTGGCAGGACGACAATCTGGTCGGCGGCCTCTACGGCGTCAGCCTCGGCCGCGCCTTCTTCGGCGAAAGCATGTTTCACACCGCGCGCGACGCATCGAAGGTCGCGCTGGTGCATCTGGTGGCGCGGCTGATCGCGGGCGGGTTCGAGCTGCTCGATACGCAATATGTGACCGAGCATCTGAAGACGTTCGGCGCGGTCGAAATCTCGCGCCGCCGCTATCGCGCGCTGCTCGACAAGGCGATCGCGGGCGCCCCGGCGGAGTTTCTCAAGCTCGACGCGACGCAGCCGGTCAAGGGTGCCGACGCGCTGGCGATCATCGCCGCGCGCAATTGA
- a CDS encoding citrate transporter: MFTPLLVYGIPLDFILFALTLLGVAIFHHHTLAVALTGLAAIVAYKLMFAGFAKFGAGLPGLVHHMEHEWVTLANVFLLLMGFALLSRHFEESRIPDKMPALLPDDWKGGLILLVVVFVLSAFLDNIAAALIGGTVARYVFRGRVHIGYLAAIVAASNAGGSGSVVGDTTTTMMWIDGVSPLTVVDAYVAAIVAMLVFAVPASLQQHRFSPIVKNAPSGLAIDWTRVAIVAVILLAALSANVTANLKFPALLDALPVLGLAVWAAILVTSLLRRPDWSVMPETLKGTVFLLALVTAASLMPVEKLPAASWQTALGLGFVSSVFDNIPLTALALKQGGYDWGFLAYAVGFGGSMVWFGSSAGVAVSNMYPEAKSVVRWITQGWPIMVAYVVGFFAMLALLGWHPDAPH, encoded by the coding sequence TTGTTCACGCCACTCCTCGTCTACGGTATCCCGCTCGATTTCATCCTGTTCGCGCTGACGCTGCTCGGCGTCGCGATCTTCCATCACCATACGCTTGCGGTGGCATTGACGGGCCTTGCCGCGATCGTCGCCTACAAGCTGATGTTCGCGGGCTTTGCCAAATTCGGCGCCGGCCTGCCCGGCCTCGTGCACCACATGGAGCATGAGTGGGTCACGCTCGCGAACGTGTTCCTGCTGCTGATGGGATTTGCGCTGCTGTCGCGGCATTTCGAGGAGAGCCGCATCCCGGACAAGATGCCGGCGCTGCTGCCCGACGACTGGAAGGGCGGACTGATCCTGCTGGTGGTCGTGTTCGTGCTGTCGGCGTTCCTCGACAATATCGCGGCCGCGCTGATCGGCGGCACCGTCGCGCGCTACGTGTTCCGCGGCCGCGTCCATATCGGCTATCTCGCGGCCATCGTTGCCGCCTCGAATGCCGGCGGCTCCGGCAGCGTCGTCGGCGACACCACGACGACGATGATGTGGATCGACGGCGTCAGCCCGCTCACCGTCGTCGACGCCTATGTCGCGGCGATCGTCGCCATGCTGGTGTTTGCGGTGCCGGCCTCGCTGCAGCAGCACCGCTTTTCCCCGATCGTGAAGAACGCGCCGTCCGGCCTCGCCATCGACTGGACGCGGGTCGCAATCGTCGCGGTGATCCTGCTGGCGGCGCTCTCAGCCAACGTGACGGCCAATCTGAAATTCCCGGCGCTGCTCGACGCGCTGCCGGTGCTCGGCCTCGCCGTCTGGGCCGCGATCCTCGTCACCTCGCTGCTGCGGCGGCCGGACTGGTCGGTGATGCCAGAGACGCTCAAGGGCACCGTGTTCCTGCTGGCGCTGGTGACGGCGGCCTCGCTGATGCCGGTTGAGAAGCTGCCGGCCGCGTCATGGCAGACCGCGCTCGGGCTCGGCTTCGTCTCGTCGGTGTTCGACAACATTCCCCTGACCGCGCTGGCGCTGAAGCAAGGCGGCTACGACTGGGGCTTTCTCGCCTATGCGGTCGGATTCGGCGGGTCGATGGTCTGGTTCGGTTCGTCCGCGGGCGTTGCGGTGTCCAACATGTATCCGGAGGCCAAGTCGGTGGTCCGCTGGATCACCCAGGGCTGGCCGATCATGGTGGCCTATGTCGTCGGCTTCTTCGCGATGTTGGCCCTGCTCGGCTGGCATCCTGACGCGCCACACTGA
- a CDS encoding LysR family transcriptional regulator codes for MAKAAERLAISRPVISRTIANLEHMLGVTLLDRTARGIAPTLFGKALLRRGTAVFDELRQSVEEIAYLADPKAGELRIACTEVWAAGLVPKAIERLSKRLPRLRVRLEQGTALHQFNLLRERQCEIVISRLLTETPDSDIDMQPLFYEPLAVVAGPQSSWSRRRKLTLSELVDAPWILSTLEAEPGSPFVEAFRAAKLPIPTATIFSNSLHLRISLLATGRYLTLVPGSALRFGPGAGLLKALPVALPRWHLPTRIFTLKGRMLSPVAQLFADCVREVAMPLAQNKEAP; via the coding sequence ATGGCGAAGGCCGCCGAGCGCCTGGCGATCTCGCGGCCGGTGATCTCGCGCACGATCGCCAATCTCGAACACATGCTCGGCGTGACCCTGCTCGACCGCACGGCTCGCGGCATCGCGCCGACGCTGTTCGGCAAGGCGCTGCTCAGGCGCGGTACCGCGGTGTTCGACGAACTTCGGCAGAGCGTCGAGGAGATCGCGTATCTTGCCGATCCCAAGGCGGGCGAGCTGCGCATCGCCTGCACCGAGGTGTGGGCCGCCGGCCTCGTGCCGAAAGCCATCGAGCGGCTGTCAAAGCGACTGCCGCGTCTGCGCGTCAGGCTGGAGCAAGGCACTGCACTCCATCAGTTCAACCTGCTCCGGGAGCGGCAATGCGAGATCGTGATCTCGCGGCTGCTGACGGAGACGCCGGACTCCGACATCGACATGCAGCCGCTGTTCTACGAGCCGCTGGCGGTCGTCGCCGGCCCGCAAAGCTCCTGGTCGCGCCGCCGCAAGCTGACGCTGTCAGAGCTCGTCGACGCACCGTGGATCCTGTCAACGCTTGAAGCGGAACCCGGCTCACCCTTCGTCGAAGCATTCCGTGCCGCGAAGCTGCCGATCCCGACCGCAACGATCTTCAGCAACTCGCTACACCTGCGCATCAGCCTGCTCGCCACCGGACGTTATCTCACGCTCGTGCCGGGCTCGGCGCTGCGATTCGGCCCCGGAGCCGGTCTGCTCAAGGCGTTGCCCGTCGCATTGCCGCGATGGCACCTGCCGACGCGGATTTTCACCCTGAAGGGCAGAATGCTGAGCCCTGTTGCGCAACTGTTTGCCGATTGCGTGCGCGAGGTGGCCATGCCGCTTGCCCAAAACAAGGAGGCGCCCTGA
- a CDS encoding substrate-binding domain-containing protein has protein sequence MRSIRVMGAALVLAMSATTGGAAEVAVLSTPTMKGVFNDLAPAFARATGHTLILTFEGVPVLKRQIEAGERFDAAVLLPAAVDDLARLGKIAAGSRSDIARTAAGVAIRAGALKPQLASSDDLKRALLAARSISYSSESVSGSYFLHLLDRLGIAGDVKPKLLAVAARSPVDAVARGEAELTVITVPNIIGVEGVALAGVLPDELQNYTTFSVGISANAGEPKAAEQLIAFLHSPAAAAAIRGKVLEPIAP, from the coding sequence ATGAGGAGCATTCGCGTCATGGGCGCCGCGCTTGTCTTGGCGATGAGCGCCACGACCGGCGGTGCGGCCGAGGTCGCGGTTCTCAGTACGCCGACCATGAAGGGGGTCTTCAATGACCTTGCGCCAGCATTCGCACGGGCGACCGGCCATACGCTGATCCTCACCTTTGAGGGCGTGCCGGTGCTCAAGCGGCAGATCGAGGCGGGCGAGAGGTTCGATGCCGCCGTCTTGCTGCCTGCGGCGGTCGATGATCTTGCGCGGCTCGGCAAGATCGCTGCGGGCTCGCGGTCCGACATCGCCCGCACGGCCGCGGGCGTCGCGATCCGCGCGGGTGCACTGAAGCCCCAGCTCGCCTCCAGCGACGACCTGAAGCGAGCGCTGCTGGCGGCGAGATCAATCTCCTATTCAAGCGAGAGCGTGAGCGGAAGCTATTTCCTTCATCTGCTCGATCGCCTCGGAATCGCGGGCGACGTGAAGCCGAAGCTCCTGGCTGTGGCAGCGCGGAGCCCGGTCGATGCCGTCGCACGCGGCGAAGCCGAGCTGACGGTGATTACCGTGCCGAACATCATCGGGGTCGAGGGCGTTGCTCTCGCAGGGGTGCTACCGGACGAGCTGCAGAACTACACCACGTTCAGCGTCGGCATCAGCGCCAATGCCGGCGAGCCGAAGGCCGCCGAGCAACTGATCGCATTCCTGCATTCGCCGGCTGCCGCCGCTGCGATACGGGGCAAGGTGTTGGAGCCCATTGCTCCCTGA